The following are encoded together in the bacterium genome:
- a CDS encoding prepilin-type N-terminal cleavage/methylation domain-containing protein, which produces MLSMLRGKKGKKGFTLIELMIVVAIIGILAAIAIPNFLRFQAKSKQSEAKTNLGGIFTAEVSYFGEHNYFGNFAEIAWEPTGTARYTYVSGPFTSTSGAVFTPSPGGTDNAGNATPYALTVVQSARSDNAFIIGAAGNIDNDPTVDEWTINDQRSLVNQADDVVK; this is translated from the coding sequence ATGTTGAGCATGCTTAGGGGCAAGAAAGGCAAGAAGGGGTTCACCCTGATCGAACTGATGATCGTCGTCGCGATCATCGGCATCCTGGCCGCCATCGCCATCCCGAACTTCCTGCGCTTCCAGGCGAAGTCGAAGCAGTCCGAGGCGAAGACGAACCTCGGCGGGATCTTCACAGCCGAGGTCTCGTATTTCGGCGAACACAACTACTTCGGAAACTTTGCAGAGATCGCTTGGGAACCGACCGGGACGGCGCGGTACACGTATGTTAGCGGTCCTTTTACTAGCACATCCGGTGCCGTTTTTACCCCCTCACCAGGCGGAACAGACAATGCGGGCAATGCCACCCCGTATGCCTTGACAGTCGTTCAATCTGCACGCAGCGACAACGCTTTCATAATTGGAGCGGCGGGGAACATCGACAATGACCCAACGGTCGATGAGTGGACGATCAACGACCAGAGGTCTCTCGTAAACCAGGCCGACGACGTAGTAAAATAA
- a CDS encoding ABC transporter ATP-binding protein — MIHKGPILSIEGLSKSYPTGFWRKPVRVLSDLSCQVHENEIVGFLGPNGAGKTTTIKILNRLAFPDAGKVTLFGGHAGDGADVRRRIGFMPEQPYFYEYLTGGEFLRLCGQLCGMSRRDTESRSSELLARVGLSGAREKAIRKYSKGMMQRLGLVQALLHDPEFVILDEPMSGLDPMGRMEVRGIIRDLKAAGKTVFFSSHILSDVEALCDRVIMLHKGRKVAEGRVEELIGAETLYIELVVSPVLPAGRLAAAGIPPEAGYAQGALLVLRAPDSGQANRWIGGLLREGCTVLSCVPVKKGLEEIFMERVGGSDAAGMGS, encoded by the coding sequence ATGATTCACAAGGGACCGATCCTTTCCATCGAGGGGTTGTCGAAATCGTACCCGACCGGGTTCTGGCGCAAACCGGTCCGCGTTCTGTCGGATCTGTCGTGCCAGGTGCACGAGAACGAGATCGTCGGGTTCCTCGGGCCCAACGGTGCCGGAAAGACGACCACGATCAAGATCCTCAACCGCCTCGCGTTCCCGGACGCGGGGAAGGTGACCCTGTTCGGCGGACATGCCGGGGACGGGGCCGACGTTCGCCGCCGCATCGGTTTCATGCCGGAGCAGCCGTACTTCTACGAATACCTGACCGGCGGGGAGTTCCTCCGCCTCTGCGGCCAGTTGTGCGGGATGTCGCGCCGGGACACGGAGTCACGCTCTTCGGAGCTCCTTGCCCGGGTCGGGCTTTCGGGAGCCCGGGAAAAAGCGATCCGGAAATATTCCAAGGGGATGATGCAACGGCTCGGGCTGGTCCAAGCGCTGCTGCACGACCCGGAGTTCGTTATCCTCGACGAACCGATGTCCGGGCTCGACCCGATGGGCCGGATGGAGGTGCGCGGCATCATCCGGGACCTCAAGGCGGCGGGGAAAACGGTGTTTTTCAGCTCCCACATCCTCTCCGACGTGGAGGCCCTATGCGACCGGGTCATCATGCTCCACAAGGGACGGAAGGTGGCGGAGGGCCGCGTGGAAGAGTTGATCGGGGCGGAGACCCTCTACATCGAACTGGTCGTCTCGCCGGTTCTCCCGGCGGGCCGGCTCGCGGCGGCGGGAATCCCTCCGGAGGCCGGGTACGCGCAGGGAGCTCTCCTCGTGCTGCGGGCGCCGGACAGCGGGCAGGCGAACCGGTGGATCGGGGGTCTTCTGCGCGAGGGGTGCACGGTCCTTTCCTGCGTCCCTGTGAAGAAAGGCCTCGAAGAGATCTTTATGGAGCGGGTCGGGGGCTCCGACGCGGCGGGGATGGGTTCCTGA